agtttctttcttttttttgagttAACATGAGAGATCTCTGAGGTTGCTTAAGGGTCTTGAGTTCTGAGTTAGACAACTATTCTTAAAAGACGATTTGTAATTTAAGCatctttagggtttagggatctGTACTCTACTTGCTAGATCTAGAACTGGGCATAGAGATTCGTTCTTGTTATGTCTTGTTTTTATTACATCCGTTTCTGTTTCTGTTTTACCTTTCTTCTTTTTGACCAACAAAAGATTCCTTCTTTCTTTGACCCTTTTGAATTAAgcttttagttttaggtttTTGCTGACCTTTAACGCTTTGTCTATTACAGGAGGTGCCGGGTGCTGTAGTTAACGGACACGATCAAGTCACTGGCCACATAATCTCCACAACTATCGGAGGCAAAAACGGAGAACCAAAACAGACGATAAGTTACATGGCGGAGCGTGTCGTCGGAACAGGCTCATTCGGGATAGTCTTCCAGGCGAAGTGTTTGGAGACCGGAGAAACCGTGGCGATAAAGAAGGTTCTGCAAGACAGGAGGTACAAGAACCGAGAGCTTCAGCTGATGCGTGTTATGGACCATCCTAATGTGGTTTGTTTGAAGCATTGCTTCTTCTCCACCACTAGTAAAGACGAGCTGTTTCTCAACTTGGTTATGGAGTATGTACCCGAGAGCTTGTACCGTGTTCTGAAACATTACAGCACTGCTAACCAGAGAATGCCTCTTGTTTATGTTAAACTCTACATGTACCAGGTAAAACAACACATCTGAAGTGATTTATTTTGAAGAAATGTTTGTTCTGATGAACTTTTTGTGTTGTGTCAGATCTTCAGGGGACTTGCTTATATGCACAATGTTGCTGAAGTTTGTCACAGAGATCTAAAGCCTCAAAATCTTCTGGTATGCGTTAACCTTTCAAGattttttgtgttgtttctttctttgctaATCTGTCTCCCTTTCTCTGCAGGTTGATCCTCTTACTCATCAAGTCAAGATCTGTGACTTTGGCAGTGCTAAACAGCTTGTAAGACTTTAGAACATTATAAACTCTTTTGACTTGTAGCTTTTACTGATGAAGTTTTACATTTTGCATCAGGTTAAAGGTGAAGCCAACATCTCTTACATATGTTCAAGATTCTACCGTGCACCTGAGCTCATATTTGGTGCCACGGAGTACACAACTTCCATTGATATCTGGTCTGCTGGTTGTGTTCTTGCTGAGCTTCTTCTTGGTCAGGTAAACCAATTTTTTACTAATCACATTCATTACTTTCGCGTTAGAAGTCATTGTAATGATATTATGTTCTTATGAATGCAGCCATTATTCCCTGGAGAAAATGCTGTGGATCAGCTTGTTGAAATCATCAAAGTAAGAACCTTTAACAGTGATATAGTTCAAAGCACATTCACTTGGCTACAGTATCCTCATTGTTTTAAGTTGTTGGGAACAGGTTCTTGGTACACCAACTCGAGAAGAGATCCGTTGCATGAATCCACATTACACGGACTTTAGGTTCCCACAGATAAAGGCACACCCTTGGCACAAGATTTTCCATAAAAGGATGCCTCCAGAAGCGATTGATTTCGCATCGAGGCTGCTTCAGTACTCTCCAAGTCTTAGATGCACAGCTGTGAGTGTTTCTCTTGAGATTTCTCTCGCTCTAAGGGTCTTAACTGAAAATGCTAATAAAtagtgtttttttgttttgtttctggtGTGACTTCAGCTTGAAGCTTGTGCACATCCGTTCTTTGATGAACTGAGAGAACCAAATGCTCGTTTACCAAACGGACGGCCTTTCCCGCCAATCTTCAACTTCAAACAAGAGGTAGCTGGAGCATCACCTGAGCTGGTCAACAAGTTGATTCCGGACCATATCAAGAGACAGTTGGGTCTAAGTTTCTTGAATCAGTCTGGAACTTAAAACGATCAGAAGATGAGGGACTTTATATGTATAATGTACCATTACTCAGAGACAGAAGAAGGTAGTTGAAGGCAATGTGGAGGATAACAAATCAGAAGTTTTGCCTCCTCAAACTCAGTTCCAGGAATGTTTCCTTTGGGAGACAAGTTTGATGGTCAAAGACAGCTTCTACAAACCTGACTTCCCCAAATCTGCAAGAAAAGCTATTCAGatgtatctttttctttttctttttcctttttaagtTTTGTGAGAAAACAAAATCTTCCCTTGTACTTCATTCTTTCTGCATCTGTATATGAGCTTAGTAGTTAGAGGTTCTTTATATAGTAAAGTTTGAGCAGAAGCTGAAAGAATCTTTAGTCAAAGAGATCCAAAGTCTACCAAAAGAGGAAGGCTTGAGTTCTTCTGCAGTTTAAGgggtttctctgttttttttttggttctttctCCTTTGGAATGTTTCGTCTTCTAATGAAATGGTTTGTTTCActtaagcttctcacaaaggcAAATCTCAAGACTATCTTATCCTTTTTTTGCATTAAGAGAATAACTCACTCTTCCGTTCTCTGTGTGGGctcaaaaaaagagaataacTCACTCTTCCGTTCTCTGTGTGGGCTCTCACTCTTTTTACCAAGGAAGTAGGCACAACACATGTTAGGAACAAAGAACAAGGTCTAAAGTACAAAACTCCAATGACCTTCTAATGTACTAACAAACTCAATTTATGTCTTCAAAGCTGGCCATTCCACagaattttcaataattttgatTAGGTTAATACAATCCGTCTCAAATCCAATTTTTTGGATATCCTTTCTCCGAAGAAAAGTTATTGCCCAAATGTAACTCACTCTTCAGTTATGTTGTGTATTTATTGCATCCACAAAAGTTAACCAGGAAAGTTGCAAACCAAGGAAACATTCTTAACTGAATGAACACAAATCCGTTGTAGTCTAGCTGGTCAGGATACTCGGCTCTCACCCGAGAGACCCGGGTTCGAGTACCGGCAACGgagtattttttgaaatattgttGTTGTAATCTCTTTGACTTCAGTTGGTTTATAATCCTTAATGCCCTTGAGATATGAGCAATATTTTGTGGTTATCTTTATCATTTAGCGATTCATCCTCAGCAGCATACAACAGGCTAATATACTTACTAGATCTCATAAGTATAAGTTCCTTATGTACACTAAATTATGTCCAAGGTTCTTGTTTCTTTGACAATGATGGTAGCTGGATATGGGATTTACACATCTCTCTTTTCAATCAAAATGTTTGAGTGTGTGAGGAATTAGCAATGGCGTTATGGATACTTAGCTCTGGACGTGGAGAGATCACAAGAGTTGCTAAGAGTCTCTCTAAGTGTGTATGTGGAGATTTTCATGAAATGGCCAAGTTCATGTCTAACCTAACCAGAGGAGATATTGTTCTAAGATATTGTTCTTTGCAAAAGTTTCTGGTGACCATTGAAATGTTTCATGTACTAAAATGTTAGTACCAGCCTGGTTTACGGTTGGTACGGTCCGTGATGAAATCTTTGACAATCGAAGCAATAGAAGAACATGAACAGGCTGGATCTCTATGTCTTCCCTAGTTCCATGATAGTAACATTGCTTCAACGGAAAGCATAACCACGTTATTTAATTTACTCAATTTTATACTTAgtcaatgttttaaaaaaaatatcattttcaatcATTAATAATCTGGTGAAGATATGAACTAATGACAAGTTCAAATCTAGTTTTGTCAACTAAACCATGTTCAAGTGTTCAACCCCCGCATGTGCAGTATTACATAAACAGAAGTACACAACTAATGATGACAAATgtttgttgaagaaaataattgataagaataattcaataattattacaaaataatccTTTTGAAAACATACACTCAAAATTACAACaaactaattttgtttaaaaaaaaacaatagctACTAATTAATTATACCCActcaaatgtaaaaaaaaagcaaagtaAAATAGCAAATAAAGATTAATGCGGAGAACCGGTTCCGGTTATTCTCCAAAGAATcactatcatcttcttcttacaGCTTTCTTGTCGGAATCAACCACACCATTTGGCGCAAAGGATCAAGAAAATGATCAAGAACACAAGCGAAGCAAGTCCAATGGAAACACCAAGCACAACCTTATTAGGACCACGactctcttccttcttcttcacactaGTCTCATCTTCACTACCGTAATCATAATCAGAACTCGAATCCTCCTTCTGCGGCGGCGGAGACAGAGGCAACCCATGTTTATCACACTGAGCAATCCCTAACTTCATCTTCGAAGACAGCACAGTGCGGTTGTAACAGAGATCACTGTTCCCTCCCACTTTaaacacctcgagcttcttcaAGAAGCTCGCATTGAACGGAAGAACTCCACGGAAGTTATTGTTAGCGAGATTCAAGTGCTTGAGACTCTTCATCTTGGTGATGAACCTCGGAACGGTGCCGTTTAGCTGGTTTCCGCTCAGATCTAAGTGGGTGAGGTCTGGAAGGGAGGAGATCGAGTCAGGGATCGGTCCGGAGAGCTTGTTTGAGGATAAAGACAGGTTCTTTAAGGAGATTAGATCGCCGATGCTGTCGGGGATCTCGCCGGAGATGGAGTTTGACGACAAGTTAAGAGATTTGAGGTTGGAGAGTTGAGTGATCGAAGTGGGGATTGAGCCTTTGATGAGGTTGTCTGATAAGTCGATGAATGTGAGATTCGAGTGGAGGGAC
The sequence above is drawn from the Brassica napus cultivar Da-Ae chromosome A8, Da-Ae, whole genome shotgun sequence genome and encodes:
- the LOC106360901 gene encoding shaggy-related protein kinase eta-like produces the protein MADDKEVPGAVVNGHDQVTGHIISTTIGGKNGEPKQTISYMAERVVGTGSFGIVFQAKCLETGETVAIKKVLQDRRYKNRELQLMRVMDHPNVVCLKHCFFSTTSKDELFLNLVMEYVPESLYRVLKHYSTANQRMPLVYVKLYMYQIFRGLAYMHNVAEVCHRDLKPQNLLVDPLTHQVKICDFGSAKQLVKGEANISYICSRFYRAPELIFGATEYTTSIDIWSAGCVLAELLLGQPLFPGENAVDQLVEIIKVLGTPTREEIRCMNPHYTDFRFPQIKAHPWHKIFHKRMPPEAIDFASRLLQYSPSLRCTALEACAHPFFDELREPNARLPNGRPFPPIFNFKQEVAGASPELVNKLIPDHIKRQLGLSFLNQSGT
- the LOC106360900 gene encoding receptor-like protein 51 yields the protein MKPLSPSLPLLLLLLLLSSTTFAAPSLSPTPSPTISPIPRTSPRTSSSPLDPKHLKALESLNIPTAKNPCDHRPTSKPPSTVVTCDAGSPFRLVTSLSFTNCSSDLSISSAALRALSPSLASLSFLNCPSLSPPPRLPTSLRSFTATSSFLRRRKGLSGVYLARLVNLTDLTVSSVPVSTSGLFVILGNMDKIASLTISHANLSGNIPKSLHSNLTFIDLSDNLIKGSIPTSITQLSNLKSLNLSSNSISGEIPDSIGDLISLKNLSLSSNKLSGPIPDSISSLPDLTHLDLSGNQLNGTVPRFITKMKSLKHLNLANNNFRGVLPFNASFLKKLEVFKVGGNSDLCYNRTVLSSKMKLGIAQCDKHGLPLSPPPQKEDSSSDYDYGSEDETSVKKKEESRGPNKVVLGVSIGLASLVFLIIFLILCAKWCG